From the Bdellovibrio reynosensis genome, one window contains:
- a CDS encoding NAD(P)H-dependent oxidoreductase translates to MKKVLVIFAHPLSKKSRVHRVIMDQLKGLENIYIHDLYEEYPYFHINIEQEQRLLLEHDLIVWQHPLYWFSMPALMKQWCDEVLRRGFAYGPNGSKLQGKDFLLSVTTGGIGDPGGVPGLDLYFTPYQRTISLCGMDWLEPMVLEGTGRAGNEEILRHAEKIKQTLIDYTSESLGEVYP, encoded by the coding sequence ATGAAAAAAGTGTTAGTTATCTTTGCCCATCCATTATCCAAAAAATCTCGAGTACATAGAGTCATCATGGACCAACTTAAGGGGCTGGAAAATATTTATATCCACGACCTTTATGAAGAATACCCGTACTTTCACATAAACATAGAGCAAGAACAGCGCCTGCTTTTAGAACACGATTTGATTGTGTGGCAACATCCCCTTTACTGGTTCAGCATGCCGGCGTTGATGAAACAATGGTGCGACGAAGTTTTGCGCAGAGGCTTTGCCTACGGGCCCAATGGATCTAAGCTTCAGGGCAAAGACTTTTTGTTATCAGTCACAACGGGTGGCATCGGTGATCCCGGCGGAGTTCCTGGTTTAGATTTGTATTTCACGCCCTATCAACGAACCATTTCATTGTGTGGAATGGATTGGTTAGAGCCCATGGTGCTTGAAGGAACAGGACGCGCAGGCAACGAAGAGATTCTTCGTCATGCTGAAAAGATCAAGCAGACACTGATTGATTATACTTCTGAATCCCTGGGAGAGGTTTATCCATGA